The genomic interval GGAACATCCCATTCAAAATGGAGCGGTCGCTGTGACGAATGTGGCTCCTGGAATCGGCTGGTTGAGGAAACTGTCCGCGCAAAATCTGTTGGAAAAAAACTTCAGGCTGATACTTTTTTCAGCCAGCTTAGCACCATTGATGAAACTCTCTCTCGACAACAGACACGCCTAGTCAGTGGCATCGACGAATTTGACCGCGTTTGTGGCGGTGGATTGGTTCCAGGTTCTGTCATTTTGGTGGGGGGCGATCCAGGTATCGGAAAATCAACCCTTTTGCTTCAACTTGTGGCGGCCTTGTCAGCCACAGCCAACTGTGCCTATGTCTCTGGTGAAGAAGCCTTAAGCCAGTTACGATTGCGGGCCGATCGCTTGCAGGTTAACAAGGCCGCTGTTCACATGGCAGCCTCCACTCATGTCGGTGAAATTATCAATGCCTTAGAGCAGCTTCCCAATCTAGCGCTTATTATTGTGGATTCCATCCAAACCATGGCTGTTGAGTCCCTGGAATCAGCCGCAGGAACCGTTTCCCAGGTGCGGGCCAGCGCCCAGGAATTTATCACCTCCGCGAAGAAACGCGGACACGTTGTCATTTTGGTTGGTCACGTCACAAAAGAGGGTGTTCTGGCAGGACCCCGCGTTTTGGAACACATGGTTGACACCGTTCTTTATTTTGAGGGCGAGCGAAACTACGACTACCGAATTTTACGATCCATCAAGAATCGATTTGGGGCTACTGATGAAATTGGCGTTTTCTCTATGGAGAATCAAGGCCTTACGGAAGTTAAAAATCCATCGGCCTTATTTTTGGCAAATCATCATCAAGACGTCAGCGGCACGGCTATTTTTGCAGGCGTAGAGGGAACGCGACCTCTGTTGCTGGAAATTCAAGCGTTAGTGGCCCCCTCTTACTTAGCATCCCCCCGACGCACCGCTGTGGGCTGGGACAACAACCGCCTAGCCATGATCCTGGCTGTTTTAGAAAGTCGATGCGGCATCAGCAGTGCCAATCGTGATATTTACTTGAATGTGGCTGGTGGGTTGAAAATCAATGAACCAGCTGCCGACTTGGCTGTTGCGGCAGCCCTCATCTCGGCCTTAAAAAATCGACCCGTACCCACGGGCAGTGTTTATTTTGGCGAGATTGGCTTGGCTGGAGAAGTACGCAGCGTGAACCATACCGAAATTCGCTTGAAAGAGGCTGCAAAGTTAGGCTTCAGCAATGCCTATTTTGCCGTCCCCCGCACATCCAAAAAAACCAACCAAACTTTCATGGAAGATTCCGCCATACAAGTGAATCCTTTACGATATATTCTTGAA from Candidatus Finniella inopinata carries:
- the radA gene encoding DNA repair protein RadA, with translation MAKLNHVFVCQDCGTSHSKWSGRCDECGSWNRLVEETVRAKSVGKKLQADTFFSQLSTIDETLSRQQTRLVSGIDEFDRVCGGGLVPGSVILVGGDPGIGKSTLLLQLVAALSATANCAYVSGEEALSQLRLRADRLQVNKAAVHMAASTHVGEIINALEQLPNLALIIVDSIQTMAVESLESAAGTVSQVRASAQEFITSAKKRGHVVILVGHVTKEGVLAGPRVLEHMVDTVLYFEGERNYDYRILRSIKNRFGATDEIGVFSMENQGLTEVKNPSALFLANHHQDVSGTAIFAGVEGTRPLLLEIQALVAPSYLASPRRTAVGWDNNRLAMILAVLESRCGISSANRDIYLNVAGGLKINEPAADLAVAAALISALKNRPVPTGSVYFGEIGLAGEVRSVNHTEIRLKEAAKLGFSNAYFAVPRTSKKTNQTFMEDSAIQVNPLRYILEMV